A genome region from Tistrella bauzanensis includes the following:
- a CDS encoding quinone oxidoreductase family protein: protein MDIQIELTATGGPDGLRVAPCAPADPGPGQIRVRHDGIGVNFIDIYQRTGLYRLPLPAVLGVEGAGVVEAVGPDVHGLKIGDRIVYAGLTGGYAASRLLPAWRAIPLPDAIGSDIAAASFLRGLTAHMLLTRTHAVGAGSTILVHAAAGGLGTTLTAWAKQRGATVIGTAGTPQKAQIAREAGIDHVIIGRDADIVAEVRALTDGRGVDVAIDGIGGTMLARTLGCVCRFGTVASIGQAAGPIPPLLVEDLGPVRSLTLARPSVMAYAAEPDTYRAAALEVIRAMESGIAPTIGRRYGLADAARAQADLEAGATTGSLLLVP, encoded by the coding sequence ATGGATATCCAGATTGAACTCACCGCAACCGGCGGACCCGATGGCCTGCGGGTCGCGCCCTGCGCGCCGGCAGACCCCGGCCCCGGTCAGATCCGGGTCCGCCATGACGGAATCGGCGTCAACTTCATCGACATCTATCAGCGGACCGGGCTCTATCGCCTGCCGCTGCCGGCGGTTCTGGGCGTCGAGGGCGCCGGTGTGGTCGAGGCGGTCGGCCCCGATGTGCACGGCCTGAAGATCGGCGATCGCATCGTCTATGCCGGCCTGACCGGCGGCTATGCGGCAAGCCGCCTGCTTCCCGCATGGCGCGCCATCCCCTTGCCCGATGCGATCGGCAGCGACATCGCCGCCGCGTCGTTTCTGCGTGGCCTGACCGCCCACATGCTGTTGACCCGCACCCATGCCGTCGGCGCCGGCAGCACGATCCTCGTCCATGCCGCCGCCGGCGGCCTTGGAACCACGCTCACCGCATGGGCGAAGCAACGCGGCGCCACGGTCATCGGCACCGCCGGCACGCCGCAGAAGGCGCAGATCGCCCGCGAGGCCGGCATCGATCATGTGATCATCGGCCGTGATGCCGACATCGTGGCCGAGGTTCGCGCGCTGACCGATGGCCGGGGCGTCGACGTCGCGATCGACGGTATCGGCGGCACGATGCTGGCCCGAACCCTTGGCTGCGTGTGCCGCTTCGGCACCGTCGCGAGCATCGGTCAGGCCGCGGGCCCGATTCCGCCGCTCTTGGTCGAGGATCTGGGGCCAGTGCGGTCGCTGACCCTTGCCCGGCCCAGCGTCATGGCCTATGCGGCCGAGCCCGACACCTATCGCGCCGCCGCCCTGGAGGTGATCCGGGCGATGGAAAGCGGTATCGCCCCCACCATCGGCCGCCGCTATGGTCTGGCCGATGCCGCCCGCGCGCAGGCTGATCTGGAGGCCGGCGCCACCACCGGCAGCCTTCTGCTGGTGCCCTGA
- a CDS encoding cupin domain-containing protein encodes MTTITNLPAVLRAGLLDAAARDALDWVPFRPGVEAHWLHRAPDGGAAAALLRYAPGSDVPRHAHTGRETILILAGRQSDDTGTYDAGTLVVNEPGTEHKVRSDIGCTALLIWEQAPRLFEGT; translated from the coding sequence ATGACCACGATCACCAACCTGCCCGCCGTGTTGCGCGCCGGCCTGCTCGACGCGGCCGCGCGCGACGCCCTCGACTGGGTGCCGTTCCGGCCGGGTGTCGAGGCCCATTGGCTGCATCGCGCCCCCGATGGCGGTGCCGCGGCCGCGCTGCTGCGCTATGCGCCCGGCAGCGACGTGCCCCGCCACGCCCATACCGGCCGCGAAACCATCCTGATCCTGGCCGGCCGCCAGAGCGACGACACCGGCACCTATGACGCCGGAACGCTGGTGGTCAACGAACCCGGTACCGAGCACAAGGTGCGAAGCGATATCGGCTGCACCGCGCTGCTGATCTGGGAACAGGCGCCCCGGTTGTTCGAAGGGACATAA
- a CDS encoding LysR family transcriptional regulator, with protein MNWEDLRHFGALAAEGTLSAAARRLGVEHATVARRVAALERALGVALVDRRGRRFTLTADGERIALVAARMDDDARAVARVAAGARATLTGTVTLSAPPALAVRCLTAPLVALQRQHPGLAIRIIGEARSASLDRREADLVVRISRPDDGDLVIVKLGEMAFRFYASPDYLAAVAEPDWCFVGYEMTAGLAAQQAVLVDFAAGRPFSIHAGNLDIQHEAARAGGGIACLPDFMVTPSSGLVPVAATIQPLRRDIWLAMHADMKEAAPVRAVSRHLRALFSAPGAPFASGPV; from the coding sequence ATGAATTGGGAAGACCTGCGCCATTTCGGCGCGCTTGCCGCCGAAGGAACATTGTCGGCCGCCGCCCGCAGGCTGGGGGTGGAGCATGCCACCGTGGCCCGGCGCGTGGCGGCGCTGGAACGGGCGCTGGGTGTGGCGCTGGTCGATCGCCGCGGGCGTCGCTTCACGCTGACGGCGGATGGCGAGCGGATCGCGCTGGTCGCGGCGCGCATGGATGACGATGCCCGCGCGGTCGCGCGGGTGGCGGCGGGCGCGCGTGCCACATTGACCGGCACCGTCACGCTCAGCGCGCCGCCGGCCCTGGCGGTGCGGTGTCTGACGGCGCCACTGGTGGCACTGCAACGCCAGCATCCGGGCCTTGCCATCCGCATTATCGGAGAGGCGCGCAGTGCCTCGCTCGATCGGCGCGAAGCCGATCTGGTGGTGCGGATCAGCCGCCCGGATGACGGCGACCTGGTCATCGTCAAGCTGGGGGAGATGGCGTTCCGCTTCTATGCCAGCCCCGATTACCTGGCAGCGGTTGCGGAACCGGACTGGTGCTTCGTGGGCTATGAGATGACGGCGGGCCTTGCCGCACAACAGGCGGTGCTGGTCGATTTCGCCGCCGGCCGGCCATTCTCGATCCATGCCGGCAATCTCGATATCCAGCACGAGGCGGCGCGCGCCGGCGGCGGCATCGCCTGCCTGCCCGACTTCATGGTAACGCCGTCATCGGGGCTGGTGCCGGTCGCGGCCACGATCCAGCCGCTCCGCCGTGACATCTGGCTGGCGATGCATGCCGACATGAAGGAGGCGGCGCCGGTTCGTGCGGTCAGCCGGCATCTGCGGGCCCTGTTCTCGGCGCCGGGTGCCCCGTTCGCATCAGGCCCGGTGTAG